CGGATAATTTGGTGATGCAGGCAGGAATGGATTTTTTCCATACTGCATTCAGCCGTGATTTACCGGGGTTAAAAACGATACGAAATTTGGCATTGATGGGCGCACAACGTTCAGGGGTGATGAAAAATCTTGCGTTGAAATATGCATTGGGGCTGTGATGGATATTACTTTCTGTTAGCCCCTTATGGGGCTAATTTAGTTGGTTTTAAGAGTTGTGTGTTGTTGAATTGGTGAAGTAGATAACCGAATACTTATTTATTTGGTAATCGCTGAAGTGGCTTTTATGGGGGATTTTGACGGCTGTAAAACAAAAAAACCACCTTCATTGGTGGTCTGTGCATTAAAGAATATTCTTAGTGTATATTCTTTTTCAACTTGTCACATGATATAACTTATTGAAAACTATGGCTGGGGTACCAGGATTCGAACCTGGGAATGCCGGAATCAGAATCCGGTGCCTTACCGCTTGGCGATACCCCAACTGAAGTTTTTAAATGGTGGCTACGACGGGAATCGAACCTGTGACCCCAGCATTATGAGTGCTGTGCTCTAACCAGCTGAGCTACGTAGCCATTTACAATGTTTGTAAGAGTTGTAATAACTATCAGTAATATGGCTGGGGTACCTGGATTCGAACCAGGGCATGCCAGGATCAAAACCTGGTGCCTTACCGCTTGGCGATACCCCACCTGAATGTTACTACTGCAACCTTTGTTATTTCCGAAACGCTTAGTTGACACTATCTCATTTTAATTTATTGTTTCAGTAAAAATGGCTGGGGTACCTGGATTCGAACCAGGGTATGCCAGGATCAAAACCTGGTGCCTTACCGCTTGGCGATACCCCACCTGAAACAACACACTAAAACTTAAAATCGTCATTAAACTGCATTCTAAGTATAACCCGATAAAGAAAATGGTGCGGGAGGCGAGACTTGAACTCGCACACCTTGCGGCGCCAGAACCTAAATCTGGTGCGTCTACCAATTTCGCCACTCCCGCAAAGATGGTGGCTACGACGGGAATCGAACCTGTGACCCCAGCATTATGAGTGCTGTGCTCTAACCAGCTGAGCTACGTAGCCATCTTTTTTCGCTTTGCCTTCATCGGCGGTGCGGGGCGAATTATGCGTATATCAGACAGATGCGTCAACTGCTTTTTTGAAGAAATATGCACAAAATCGTTTGTTTGTTTGTCTTATAATCGTTTTGCCGACAAACTCGGCGAAAATAGTGGGATTTATCCTCCAAGAAGATGTTGCAACAATACGCCATTAAGCATCGCGCGTTTCGTTAATGCGAATGCTCCAATTGCTGAACAGTGATTTAGCTCAGAAACCACCACGGGGAGGTCTTCGCGGAATGCTTTTAATACTTGGGTATTGATGCTGCTTTTGATAGTCGGCATCAATACCTGTTCTGCTTCAGTGATTTCTCCGGCAATCACTACCTTCTGAGGGTTAAATAGGTTAATCGCGATTGAGATAGCCTTGCCAAGATAGAACCCTACTTGTCTGATGACTTCTGTTGCCAGCAGATCACCTGCATTGGCTGCAAGACAAATTGCATGGATATTGCAATTATCCAAGGCAAGCTGACTTGGAAACCCTTGGAGTAATTGTTGTTGTACTTTAGTTTCTATTGCTGAATTAGAAGCGATGGTCTCCAGACAACCAAAATTACCACAATGGCAACGTTGACCCAGAGGATCGATTTGGATATGGCCTATCTCACCCAGATTGCCGAGTTTGTTGAGTAAAATATTGTTGTTAACAATAACACCCGCCCCCGTACCGCGATGGATACGCACCAGAATGGAATCTTCACAATCACGTGTTGCCCCGAAATAATTTTCTGCTAATGCAAGGCTGCGAATATCATGACCAATAAAACAGCAGGTATTGAAATGTTCTTTGAGGTTCTTAACCAGAGGCCAGTTATCTACCTTAATGTGGGGCATATAGCGGATAATACCTTGGTCGGGATCAACCAGTCCGGGCAGAATAATGGAAATTGCGATCAATTCACGGATCCGGTGCTGGTTTTTGTCGATGAAACTTTCAATGGCGTAAATAATCCGTTTCTCGACTTCCTGCTGAGTATTTTCCCGCACAGGATAATGTGTTTCCGCTAACGTCTTGCCACTCATATCGAATAGCGCCACGGTTGCATCATGGCGCCCAAGTCGGACTCCAATAGTATGGAAATGGCGTGTTTCAGTAATAATAGAGATTGCGCGTCTTCCGCCAGTGGAGGCCTGATGTTCGACTTCTTTTATCAGGCCACGTTCCAGTAACTGACGAGTAATTTTGGTTACGCTAGCAGGGGCAAGTTGGCTCTCTTCCGCAATCTGGATACGTGATATTGGCCCATGCTGATCAATCAGCCGGTAGACCACAGCACTATTTAGCTGTTTGACTAAATCAATATTACCAATTTGCTTCTGTGCGTTCTCATTACTCATCAGTCTCTATACTCACGGCTGTTTAATTTCATTTCCGTTAACAATGGTTTTGCAGATTTTGAAATCGTGAGTAAATGCGGTCAGGTTCGCTACCTTGCCAGACTCAATCGTACCGAGATGTTTATCAATACCGATTGCGCGGG
The sequence above is drawn from the Xenorhabdus ishibashii genome and encodes:
- the nagC gene encoding DNA-binding transcriptional regulator NagC — translated: MSNENAQKQIGNIDLVKQLNSAVVYRLIDQHGPISRIQIAEESQLAPASVTKITRQLLERGLIKEVEHQASTGGRRAISIITETRHFHTIGVRLGRHDATVALFDMSGKTLAETHYPVRENTQQEVEKRIIYAIESFIDKNQHRIRELIAISIILPGLVDPDQGIIRYMPHIKVDNWPLVKNLKEHFNTCCFIGHDIRSLALAENYFGATRDCEDSILVRIHRGTGAGVIVNNNILLNKLGNLGEIGHIQIDPLGQRCHCGNFGCLETIASNSAIETKVQQQLLQGFPSQLALDNCNIHAICLAANAGDLLATEVIRQVGFYLGKAISIAINLFNPQKVVIAGEITEAEQVLMPTIKSSINTQVLKAFREDLPVVVSELNHCSAIGAFALTKRAMLNGVLLQHLLGG